The DNA segment ATGAGGAGGGCCCTGGAAGTTATAGAGGGTAGGGTAACGAGGTAGTATATTGCCCGACCTTTAGACCCCGCATATGCAGGCTCCAAGGTCGCCTCCAAACCCCTTCTTCTTCAACTCGAGGAACTTCTCCACAAGCTCCTTATGCCCAGGCCTCTCCCTGAGTATTCTATCCATTATACCGTTCCTCTTCATAACCTCTATCTCCCAGCTCCTGAGGGCGAAGCATAGGTAGCAGCCTATCCTGTAGAACCCGGCCTCGTAGAGCGGGTTGAGCGGTATGCCCTTCGAGAGTATGTAGAGCTGGACGTGGCCTCCACTCCATAGTTTCAGGGGCGAAGCTACAGGGTACCCCAGCTTCTCGTCGTGCCTGAGGGGCGGTCTTCGGCCCCTCTTCTCCGACTCTCCGTCCCTATCCCCTGTTACTATGATTGTTTTGCCGCTGGAGAGCGTTTGGAACGCTCTCCTGAGGGCGTCGAGCTTCCTTCCGGTGCACCACCGGTATTCTGGGTCCGGCATCGGCATCCCCTCTATTAGGAGGCCATCGTCTACGTCCGCCTTCGCATAGACCAGGTCCACTCCAAGGGAGGAGGCCACTTTCTCAACGTACTCCGCATTCTCTATGAAGTCTATTCCCGTGTCGACGTAGACAGCTCTAACAGCCTCCCTGCCGAACGCTTCGACAGCAACGAGGAGGGCTGCGGTCGAGTCTTTACCGCCGCTCCACGGCACTATAACCGTGTCAACGTCTTCACCCGCCCTCTTCAGGACCCCCACAGAGTGGTGCTCTAGCATAGCCAGGATACTCCTGTTAGCCTCTACTAGTGTTTCAAGCCCCACGCGAACAGGCTTAACACCCCTATACAGCTTCCCCTGGGGTAGAGGCTTAGAGTTGTCTATCACCAGCTCCCCAAGGGGCCGGGGACCGGCGTATACCAGATGCTTCCCCCCATACATTTTGAATAGTAGGGCAGCCCCTCCCACGCTCCTCTGCATAAACATGCCCAGGACCTTAGAGCCCCTCCCGTAGACAAAGAAGCTGTCACCCTGAGGACTGTAGGGGAGGTGCTCGACCTCTACAGCGCCGGGCTGCCGGGAGAGAATGAATGTGGAGCCGCTCCAGTGGGTCCTAAGCCTAAGCCTAGCCCTGGCGCTGTTGAGGGAGGCGTATATTGTTTCTATCCTCACGTTCCTAACCCTCGACCCCTTAACCACCGCCACCTCTGAGAATGGGGGGAGCTGGCTCTCCAGGCTCTCTATACTATCGGGGCCGAGGTCCTCCCTCCCCATGAGGAATACGGTGAATGGCCTCGCCTCCTCCAGTATAGCCTCTTCCAGCGCGCCGCCCCTGGGGCCGCCGAGGCTCTCCACCTCTATGCCCCATCCTCCCATGAACTTGTCTAACGCAGCCCTAGCTGCCTTGGCGTCCTTCCTACTCCTCGCCACTACTCTTAGCATGGAATTTCAGCCACCCGTAGATTAGTATTGATCCTGTGCTGATAAAAAGAGCCCCGACAACTATGGATACTGCTATGAGAGTGTACCTGACTATGGCCAGGAACTTCTCTATGTTAGAGTCTAGGAGGAGGTATGGGTATGCTATGCCTAGGACTATGCCTACTGCTATGAATATAACCCCCGTGACGAGGGGCCTCGTACTAGCACTCCCCCTCAAGGCTTCAGCACCCTATCAGCCTTTATCCTCTTGAACATCTCCCTAGCCTTGTTAAGGGCCTCCTCATCGTTGGAGGCTGCAACGTTGAACACTATACCGCTACCCCTCTCCCTAACCCTGAACCTCCTCTCCCCGAAGAGAACATAGGACTCTAGAATCTCGAACTCCGGCAACTCCAGCACCTCGCACTCGGCCCCAACGAGCTCCCGAGGCCTATATAATCTTTGGGGTAATGGTTAATAATTTACCAATGGATACAGCAGGCCCTGTTGACAGGCCTTCAAAACCTCTCGGCGGGGGTGCTGCGTACTGGGCAGGACTGTGAAACGTATACTCTGGCTAGACGGCAGGCCCTCCGCGCTTAGGGTTGTGAAGCAGCATATGGAGCTGCTCGCCCGCCAGGGGATAGAGTTGGAGGTGCCCGGCAGCCACCCCCACCCCCCGCGTGGGGGCTGCGAGATAGCCGTACTACCGCCCCTAGGTAGCCCGGAGAGGACCTGGGCCGAGGGTTTTATAGCCCAGCTGGGCTGCAGGCGCCTGGTCTCCGGAGAGGACCCCCTGGAGGCCCTCTACACAGCCCTAGCCCATCCGGGATCGGGATTCATGCATGTCGCCGTCGGTATAGACCCCGGCAGGATGTGCACCGCGGTCGCCCTGGCAGACGGCCTGGTTCTGTGGGAGTGGAAGGGAGGTTGCGGGGATCTGGGCCTTGCTGTAGAGGGTGTTCTAGCCAGAATACCCCACGAGGGGAGCGCCGTATATTTAGGCTCGGGCCCCAGCTTCGAGGAGGCTGAGAAGAGCCTGGCGGCAGCTGGCCTCGGCTACATCATCGTCGAGGAGTGGGGCTCCACTAGATCGCCGTACGAGCCGCCTGGAGGGCTTTCGGGCCTCTTCTCTGATAAGGATATACTTGCTTCGATTACAATAGCTTACAGAGGTCTATCGAGATGGAGGATGCGAGTCTGAAGAGCTTTCTGGAGAATGTAGGGTATAAGTATGTTGACAAGACTCTTTCCAGGGACTACCAGGTAGCCAGGCTAATAGCCGAGACTCAGGGATGCGGCCCCGCCCTTCTGGCGAGGATTGAGGGTGTCAGGCAGCCCGTAGCCATTAACATAGTAGATACCCGTGAGAAGCTTTACAAAGCACTGGGGGTCTCGGCCGACCAGGATGCGTACGCCAGGATAATAGCGTCCTCCACCAGCCCCGGGAGGCTGGAGCATGTGGATAGCCCGCCGCTGGAGGAGCTGCCGGAAGGCTTCGAGGGGCTCCCCGCGGCTAAGTTCTACGAGGGCGAGGCGGGGCAGTATCTCTCGTCGGGCATCGTCATAGCCTGCTACGAGGGCGTTTGCAACGCCAGCATACATAGACTCCTAATACTAGGCAGGGATAAGGCTGCCATACGCATAGTTCCACGCCACCTCTGGCACCTCTACAGGAGGGCTAGGGATGCGGGGGAGGACCTCCCAGCCACCATAATTGTGGGCGTGCACCCCGCCGTCTTGCTAGCCGCCGCCACAAGCCCGCCTCTGGGCGTGTTCGAGCTTGGAGTGGCAGCTGGCATGCTCGGGGGGTCTATGAAGGTCTACAAGAGCCCCGTTCACGGCAACCCCGTCCCCCTGGGAGCGGCTATGGTGGCCGATGTTTGGATAACTGGAGAGCTTGTTGAGGAGGGCCCTTATGTCGACGCCCTGCTCACCTACGATAGAGTGAGGAGGCAGCCCGTTGTAAGGCTCGAGAGAGCCTACTATAGGGAGGGGGAGTATACACACACTATAATGGGGGGGAGCCTAGAGCATGTTAACCTGATGGGCTTCCCCAGGGAGGCGAGTATATGGGAGGCGGTGAGGAGGGCCATACCCAGGGTTAGGGCCGTGAGGCTCACCCCCGCCAGTGGGGGGTGGCTCCATGCGGTGATTGCTATTGAGAAGCAGCACGATGGCGACGGGAAGACAGCGATAATGGCGGCGTTCGCGGCACACCCAAGCCTCAAGCACGTGGTAGTTGTTGATGGAGACGTGGACGTCGACGACCCCATGCAGGTGGAGTGGGCGATAGCAACCCGCTTCCAGGCCGATAAGGACCTGGTCGTAATACCCCGGGCCAGGGGCTCGACCCTCGACCCGAGCGCAGCCGACGGCCTCACAGCGAAGATGGGGTTAGACGCCACCAAGCCTCTAAACGCTAACACGGGGTATAAGAGGGGGAGGATACCCGGGTTTAAATGGGGCTCCACAAGATGCCCCTAGCCTGCATGCTGGACGCCTTATGTATTTGACCCAGGGTGCCTTGCGGGTGGCGAGGCTCTATCCCAGCCAGCCTGTCGTTGGGGTAGGGTGTCTAGTGTTAAGGGGTGGGAGGATCCTGCTGGTGAAGCGGAGGTACTCGCCGGGTAGGGGCAAGTGGAGCATACCCGGGGGGCATGTGAGGCTGGGGGAGACTCTCGAGGAGGCTGCTGTGAGGGAGCTGGAGGAGGAGACCGGTGTTAAGGGCCGCCCCCTGGGTGTGGTTAACGTTGACGATGCTATAACTTTGGACGAGAAGGGGGTTAGGTACCACTATGTTCTTGTGACTGTGCTCCTCGAGGACCTGGGGGGCGAGCCAAGAGCTGGGGATGACGCTGAGGAGGCGGGGTTCTACACGTTTGACGAGGCCCTCAGGCTCGACCTAACCCCGTCCACCAGGGGGTTGATAGAGAAGATAACGGGGGGCATGATCTGCCTGGAAAAACCCATTAAGCCTAGGAGGTACAGCCCAGCCGACTAGGCCGTGGGCGACAGTTTAACACCACCAAGCTGCAAAACACTAGGTGTGGCTGCATAGTTGGGGTGTGCCGCCGTGTACAGGTTTTATAGCAGGATGGGTGAGGCGGCTCGTCTCCTCGTAGACTATTGTGTATCGGCTTCCAAAGGGGACGATGTTGCAGTGTCCTTCGGCCAGCCTGCGGTTGATTTTGCCAGGGCGGTTGCACTCGAGGTCCTCGCGCGGGGGGCATACCCCCTGCTCAACCTGAGGGACGACTATGTTGCGGAGGCTATGTACAGGCTCGCCCCTGAAGAGCTCCTGGACTACATATCACCGATAGATGTATATATCTTGGAGAAGGTGGACGCAACAATAAGCATCATAAGCCCCTTACACACCAAGCCCCTGGCAACGGTGGACCCCGGGAGGGTTGCGAGGCGTAGCAGGGCGTCTAGACCCCTAACAGAGCTTTTCATGAAAAGGGATGGGGAGGGCAGCCTAAGATGGACTGTGACGGCCTACCCCGCGCCAAGCCTGGCCCAGGAGGCTGGTATGGGTCTTCTGGAGTTCGAGGACTTCGTAGTTAGGGCTCTGAAGCTGCACGAGGACGATCCAGTTGCGGCTTGGAGAAGGCAGGCGGCGTGGCAGGAGAAGGTGGCTGCCCTCCTCAGCAAGGCGTCCGAGCTGAGGGTGGTGTCCAGGGGCACAGACATAGTGTTCAGGGTTGAAGGGAGAACGTGGATAAACGATGACGGCAAGAAGAACATGCCCGGGGGCGAGGTCTTCACAGCACCGCATGAAGACGGTGTCGATGGCGTGATAACGTTCGACTTCCCGGCGGTATGGAGGGGTGTGGAGGTGGAGGGTGTAAGGCTCGAGTTCCTAAAGGGCCAGGTGGTGAAAGCGTCTGCCCTAAAGGGAGAGGAGCATCTCAAAAGGATTCTGGAGACCGACGAGGGGGCAAAGAGGCTGGGCGAGCTCGCCTTCGGGCTAAACTACGACATACAGAGGCACATAAAGAACATACTCTTCGACGAGAAGATAGGCGGTACAATGCACATGGCCCTCGGAGCGGCCTACCCCAGCACTGGCGGGCGAAACCAGTCGGCGATACACTGGGACATGGTCAAGGATCTGAGGAGGGAGTCAAAGGTCTATGCAGATGGCGACGTCATATTCGAGAATGGAAAGTTCGTGGAGGACTACCTGTAAAACCGCAAAAACGCTCGACGGCGGGCTCGGCCTAGGGCTCGCATCATCCCCCGGGGTTTTGGCTAGGGTCCGTCGAAAACTCCCTCTTCACGGCCCCTCACTTTTAGCTTTCTCCCTTACCGCTGAAATGTCTAGCGCCGCCTCCGCTATGTCCAGAGAGTAGCCTGTTATCCTTCTCATACTGTCTATGACGAGGTAGCGTAGGAGGCTTCCGCCACCTCTTAGGAACTCCTGGGCCGTCATGCTCTCTAGCCTACTCCTATACTCTCCCAGCGCGGGGGCTATGCTCGCGGCTAGGGCCGCGTCGGCCTTTATGAGGGCTTCTACACTCCTGGAGAAGCCCTCGGCAGCCTCCATAACCAGGCTTGATAGGCCGTTCTCGACTTTCATGCCTGCGCCTAGGCTGGCTGAGACTCTGAGGGATAGTATTGTGGCGTGGTCGGCCACCCTCTCTATGCTCTTGACTGCGAGGAAGAGGTGTACTATCTCGGCGGGCGAGTAGACGCCGAGGTCCTTGAGCGGCAGCCTGCCGCTGGACGCCATAGTCATCTGCCTGGCCATGTAGAGGTAGAGCTTGTCGACGAGCTGGTCCCTCTCGGCTACAAGGTCCAGCAGCCCCCTATCCCCGCTCTCCAGCCCCCTGGCTACGTCGCTAATCATGTCAGACGCTATCCTGGCCATCCTTGATAGGGCCCGTGAGAACTCCATGCTCCTGTGGTCGACCACGGAGACGAACACTATGTATCCCGGGCCTTCCTCTAGAACGTTGAAGCCGAGTATGTTGGACTCTACTATACTCCTAATCCTCGACACGGCGTCAACACTACTATCCCCGAAGAGTAGGAGGACCTCGTCGTAGCCTGCCAGGTAGGAGGCTATTACACTCTTGATGACGAAAGAAAGGTCAAGCTTCTTACCACGAAGGTCTATGACGCGCCTGTCTCTCCTTGCAGGCCTCTCCAGTGCAGCGGGTGCTATCTTGAGGCTGCCGTCGGGCATAACCTCAAGGGTTACCTCGCTCCCCCTACCCAGCCTCCAGGTTTCCACCCATTCCTTGGGGAGACTCACGATATAGGTGGAGCGCCCCGTGAGCTGTAGCCTCCTCTTGTAGGCAACCCTGCTATCCAACGCTTCAGCCACCACTCAATACTCTATATACTGCCTGCGGCGGACTATATAGTGGACAGTCGCGGGCCCCATCCCGGCTTCCAATATTTAAACCTTCCGCTGGCGCCTAGTAGCTTAGGGGTGCTGCAGGATGAGCGTAAACTATGCAACGCTGGGCGACCTGAAGAAGGGGAGCTATATAGTTATTGACGGCGAGCCCTGCAGGATCGTGGAGATGAGCAGGGCTAAGACTGGGAAGCACGGGAGCGCGAAGGCCCATGTTGTTGCTATATGCATCTTCTCCGGGCAGAAGAAGAGCCTGGTGGCCCCTGTTGACACCAGGGTCCAGATTCCCGTGATAGAGAAGAGGCTGGGCCAGGTGCTGGCTGACATGGGTGACATGCTCCAGATAATGGATCTGGAGACCTACGACACGTTCGAGGTTGAGAAGCCCGGGGGTAGCGAGGAGGAGGAGCAGCTGGCCGCTAAGCTGCAGCCGGGAGTCACAGTGGAGTACTGGCTTATAATGGGCAAGCCGAAGATAATCAGGATAAGGAGCTCCTCCGGCTAGCCCCTAGCCCCAGCTCCTCCGCCCTCCTCCTAAACCACTCTCTGACGACAGGCCCCATAGGCCTCCCAAGAGCCCTCCTAGTCACCCTGCAGAAGCTGCACTCCCCACCTGAGGATAGGAGGCCGCAGGAGGGGCATCTGCCTATGGAGCCCCCGGGCTTAGGATAGTCCTCAACCCTCTTGGCGAGCTTGGACACCATCTGAAGCTTCAGCCCCGGCCTCTTATCCTCGAGCTGGTTCACAGTCTCCTTCAGCTCCACCTCCATCTGCCGTCTGTCTACGAAGGGGCACTCCTCGTGGAGGAAGGGGAGTCCCGCTAGGAGGGAGTAGAGGAAGCTCTCCTTCTCGTACACGTAGTATAGCGGCCTGATCCTACCCACTGCCACGCCGGGTATGCTCTCCGTTCTGACGCCGAGCTTGGATATCGCCTCGAGGTCCTGGTTGAGGAAGGACTTCAGGTTGTACACCGCTATATCGTCTGCGTTGTGGCCTAGGGCCACAGCATCAGCCGCCAGCTCCACTGCGGCGGCGTTTATGACGTAGCGTTTAACCATGCCGCATACACTGCAGGGCGGCCGTTTAGAGGCCCGTGCGAGCTCAGGTATGCCAGCGCCGAGGACCTCCTTAAGGTCGAAAACTATGAGGGGCACGTTAAGCTGGCGGGCGAGCCTGAGAGAGGCCTCCCTACTCTTCTCCGAGTAGTCGTAGATGCCCAGATGTATATAGAGAGCCACCAGCTCGAAGCCTAGCTTGCCCGAGAGCCTCGAGAGGACGGCGAGAAGTGTAGAGCTGTCCTTACCGCCGGATACGGCGGCCAGAACCCTCTGCCCCCTTCTAACAAGCCTGTGCCTCAGTATAGCCCTCTCGACTTTCGACTCGACGAACTCGAGATAGTGGTCCCTGCACATGTACCTTTTCTGGTACCTGATATATGCTACCGCGGGTGCGCCGCAGACGCTGCACCTAGCCACCGGAGAGCACCCTCACAACTTCCACAGACTCCCCTGGGGATACGAGGTCCTCGGGGAGCAGAGGCTTCCCGTCCCTGAGCACGACGGCCACCTCCTCGTTCATACCCAAAATCCTCAGCAGCTCGCCCGCCTTAAGCGGCCTGCCAGCCTCTACAACCTTCTCCACGCCCTCGGGCACAAGCCTGACCTTGATCTCCCCCCCTCCCAAGCCATCTACACCCAGTATAAACATTGTTTAGCTCTAAACCAAAGTATTAACCCCGCATATATGAGATTGTGGTATTGGGCTGGTGGGTATTGTACCTGACGAGGGAGGAGGAGAGGATACTGGCCGGTGAAGAGGGGGAGGCCAAGGCGAAGGCGCTGGAGGTTATAGTAAAGGTAGGGGAGGCTGTCGGCGCTGAGAGGCTTATACCTATAAAGCATGCACACGTCTCGGGGGCAAGCTACATGACGATAGGCGACGCTGGGCTCCGCTTCCTATCCAGGCTAGCCGAGATCGGGGCTAGATTCAGCGTTCCCACCACAGTCAACCCTGTAAGCTATGATGTTGAAGACCCTAGCGCGCTACCCATGGTGCGTCTAAGCCCCAGGGTTGTGAAGGCCCAGAGCGAGATACTTAGAGCTCTGGAGGCTATGGGTGCG comes from the Aeropyrum camini SY1 = JCM 12091 genome and includes:
- a CDS encoding phosphoadenosine phosphosulfate reductase family protein, producing MLRVVARSRKDAKAARAALDKFMGGWGIEVESLGGPRGGALEEAILEEARPFTVFLMGREDLGPDSIESLESQLPPFSEVAVVKGSRVRNVRIETIYASLNSARARLRLRTHWSGSTFILSRQPGAVEVEHLPYSPQGDSFFVYGRGSKVLGMFMQRSVGGAALLFKMYGGKHLVYAGPRPLGELVIDNSKPLPQGKLYRGVKPVRVGLETLVEANRSILAMLEHHSVGVLKRAGEDVDTVIVPWSGGKDSTAALLVAVEAFGREAVRAVYVDTGIDFIENAEYVEKVASSLGVDLVYAKADVDDGLLIEGMPMPDPEYRWCTGRKLDALRRAFQTLSSGKTIIVTGDRDGESEKRGRRPPLRHDEKLGYPVASPLKLWSGGHVQLYILSKGIPLNPLYEAGFYRIGCYLCFALRSWEIEVMKRNGIMDRILRERPGHKELVEKFLELKKKGFGGDLGACICGV
- a CDS encoding UbiD family decarboxylase, producing the protein MEDASLKSFLENVGYKYVDKTLSRDYQVARLIAETQGCGPALLARIEGVRQPVAINIVDTREKLYKALGVSADQDAYARIIASSTSPGRLEHVDSPPLEELPEGFEGLPAAKFYEGEAGQYLSSGIVIACYEGVCNASIHRLLILGRDKAAIRIVPRHLWHLYRRARDAGEDLPATIIVGVHPAVLLAAATSPPLGVFELGVAAGMLGGSMKVYKSPVHGNPVPLGAAMVADVWITGELVEEGPYVDALLTYDRVRRQPVVRLERAYYREGEYTHTIMGGSLEHVNLMGFPREASIWEAVRRAIPRVRAVRLTPASGGWLHAVIAIEKQHDGDGKTAIMAAFAAHPSLKHVVVVDGDVDVDDPMQVEWAIATRFQADKDLVVIPRARGSTLDPSAADGLTAKMGLDATKPLNANTGYKRGRIPGFKWGSTRCP
- a CDS encoding NUDIX hydrolase; translation: MARLYPSQPVVGVGCLVLRGGRILLVKRRYSPGRGKWSIPGGHVRLGETLEEAAVRELEEETGVKGRPLGVVNVDDAITLDEKGVRYHYVLVTVLLEDLGGEPRAGDDAEEAGFYTFDEALRLDLTPSTRGLIEKITGGMICLEKPIKPRRYSPAD
- a CDS encoding aminopeptidase, translated to MYRFYSRMGEAARLLVDYCVSASKGDDVAVSFGQPAVDFARAVALEVLARGAYPLLNLRDDYVAEAMYRLAPEELLDYISPIDVYILEKVDATISIISPLHTKPLATVDPGRVARRSRASRPLTELFMKRDGEGSLRWTVTAYPAPSLAQEAGMGLLEFEDFVVRALKLHEDDPVAAWRRQAAWQEKVAALLSKASELRVVSRGTDIVFRVEGRTWINDDGKKNMPGGEVFTAPHEDGVDGVITFDFPAVWRGVEVEGVRLEFLKGQVVKASALKGEEHLKRILETDEGAKRLGELAFGLNYDIQRHIKNILFDEKIGGTMHMALGAAYPSTGGRNQSAIHWDMVKDLRRESKVYADGDVIFENGKFVEDYL
- a CDS encoding phosphate signaling complex PhoU family protein, whose translation is MDSRVAYKRRLQLTGRSTYIVSLPKEWVETWRLGRGSEVTLEVMPDGSLKIAPAALERPARRDRRVIDLRGKKLDLSFVIKSVIASYLAGYDEVLLLFGDSSVDAVSRIRSIVESNILGFNVLEEGPGYIVFVSVVDHRSMEFSRALSRMARIASDMISDVARGLESGDRGLLDLVAERDQLVDKLYLYMARQMTMASSGRLPLKDLGVYSPAEIVHLFLAVKSIERVADHATILSLRVSASLGAGMKVENGLSSLVMEAAEGFSRSVEALIKADAALAASIAPALGEYRSRLESMTAQEFLRGGGSLLRYLVIDSMRRITGYSLDIAEAALDISAVREKAKSEGP
- a CDS encoding translation initiation factor IF-5A, with translation MSVNYATLGDLKKGSYIVIDGEPCRIVEMSRAKTGKHGSAKAHVVAICIFSGQKKSLVAPVDTRVQIPVIEKRLGQVLADMGDMLQIMDLETYDTFEVEKPGGSEEEEQLAAKLQPGVTVEYWLIMGKPKIIRIRSSSG
- a CDS encoding ATP-binding protein, which encodes MARCSVCGAPAVAYIRYQKRYMCRDHYLEFVESKVERAILRHRLVRRGQRVLAAVSGGKDSSTLLAVLSRLSGKLGFELVALYIHLGIYDYSEKSREASLRLARQLNVPLIVFDLKEVLGAGIPELARASKRPPCSVCGMVKRYVINAAAVELAADAVALGHNADDIAVYNLKSFLNQDLEAISKLGVRTESIPGVAVGRIRPLYYVYEKESFLYSLLAGLPFLHEECPFVDRRQMEVELKETVNQLEDKRPGLKLQMVSKLAKRVEDYPKPGGSIGRCPSCGLLSSGGECSFCRVTRRALGRPMGPVVREWFRRRAEELGLGASRRSSLS
- a CDS encoding sulfur transfer protein, producing MGGGEIKVRLVPEGVEKVVEAGRPLKAGELLRILGMNEEVAVVLRDGKPLLPEDLVSPGESVEVVRVLSGG